The following is a genomic window from Vitis vinifera cultivar Pinot Noir 40024 chromosome 6, ASM3070453v1.
AACGATATAAGCAGCAAAGGGAACTGAAAGGGACACCCATGtaatgatttttcttctttagcAATAATGATGTTGACATTACAACTACCATCCATGCTAAAGTCTAAAGCAGCACGATAATGATGAATTCCACACTAATTTCTAGTTTATAATGAACCAAACTAACCAAACTAACAAAAGAGGCCGAGAAGTGGAACTGGTGCAACACAGTGTTCATTTAGACCTATAAAGACATGATTAATGCAAAGGCAAGTTAGGGATCACACAACACTTTGTGAATGGGACGACTTTTAAAGGAAATACCATCAATAATAGACTCCAACACAGTAGTAAAACAGTGCTTGCAAGCAAGACAAAACTGTAACACCAAAAAGCTAAGGCTCATACCAAAATGTCTCCTGATGATGAATAATACCTGCAACTGTAGATTTCACCTTTAACAAACAAAACCATAATGAACAAAAGAGAACCCAAAAAGAAGgattagaaagaaaagaaaagaaaaggcagCAAATACAAAGTAGCAAACAGTGTTTTATTATGTCAAATTTTTCAGAAGCGACATACGTTTTAGACAAGAATTATTATAAACAGTAGTAAAATTTAGCTTCTTCGGCAAATGATCAATGATCCTCTCTGTGCAATGAGAAAGGCAAACAGAAACGATCAGGAACAAGAATATCATGAACCAAAAAGCCGAAgcaaatagagagagagaagggagagagataTATATGTTAACAAGATACAAGTCTACAAGAACAATTTACCGAAACCCTATCAATAATTAGTAGATAGAAGAGGAATTAGACTACAATGTCATTCCACCGAGAGCCTCTCTCCATCCATCCACCATCTTAGAACCCtgaagaaaatttcaatttattgcGTTACCGTAGCTTGAACCTCCAAGCAGGCCTCCTCCCGAAGCCGCATAGATATCAGGAGGGTCGAGAATTGGGGAGGAAGTCCCCCCATTCCTAGCCCCACCACCGCCACCACTACCACTACCACCACCCAAATGCAGCTCTGAGATATTGGGAAACCCATCTCTTGTTTCCAACCCTTGATCGTATAGAAACCCTTTGAACACATGCCCACCAATCTTCACCACTGCCTGGTAAGCATATTCGTCTTCGCCATCATCCACCGCAGTCACTCTAACACACTTGAACACGGCCGGGGCTCGGACTTGCCCCGGCAATGCCTCTTTAAAACTCGCATCTGCAGACAACAACACCCATTTCAATTCACTGCATCACCAGCACACCTGCAATCACATCAAATatagaagaaatgatgaaaattcaGACCTTGATGACTCGAACTAGTATCAAAGCTTCTTGGAGGAGTTGTATTGGAAGTGGAAGTATGAGATGTTGTAGTAGTTTGTGAAGTGATGAGCCTAGGTTTCTTAGCACCGGAGGTGGACCCTGAAGAGCCTGCTCCGGGAGTGACGGAGACCATGAGCTGTCGCTCTCGCCTCCTAGCGGCCGGAACCCATGTGCTCTTGACGTGAGTAGCGCAATCAAAACCACGGCTTTTGCAGCAAGTTCTGCACCGGCGATGACTGCAGTCTTTCTTGGCTTGATTTCCACAGTCCTGGCACGTCGTCCCACCCGCGGTTGTAGGACCCGAAGCACCGACTCCACCAACGCCACAGCTGAGCAAATTGGAAGAGCTATTGTGATCGAGAATCATGGGTTTCTTGAGATAATTGGCGTGCTGGGTTTGCTGGTTTTGCCAGAACTGTATTCCACCGCCTTTGCTTCGATGGCCTAGCATATCTGCTTCGTCGACGCCACCCATGCTCGACGGAGCGAGGCAAGGAGCGGCAGTGAGGAGGGGGATGACACCGACGCCGACCCCAACACCAAGAGCGGTGGCTGCATTCGAGCCATTGATGGCGTGAGGATCGGAGATGATGGGGTCGTGCTGGTTGTTGTGGTGGAAGGAGGAGGCCGGAGCGACGACGAAGACGTCGCGAAGACCCACCATGCCCATCTCATGTGGGAGGCCGTAATTGATCTGGCGAGAGGAGGAAGACCACATTCCACCGCCGCTGGCAGAGGAGGCGTTTCCAGCGGCGGCTGGGCCAGCATTGAATCCCAGAGAGAGGTCATCGGCGGCACGGCCGGTGGAAGAAGAAGCGACCCAGTCAGCAAAAGCGCCAGAATCTGAAGGCAGTCTCCTTGTAGTAGCCACAACTGCTGATTCTGATAACAAATCCAATCTTTATATACAATAATATCTACaaacaaggaaaaaagagagaggggaaaaaaacaCTCAAAAATCTTGGGGAAAAAAATCTATCTATGTATCTATGTAAGGTTTTGTGTAAGTGGGGTCTCTGAAATTGTatcagaaagagagagagatttgtAGTGTTGGGGGTGGTTTTTGTTGCTGTAGTCGGTTAGGTGAGTTTGTTCtctatctctatctctctctacctctctctccctctctaaaagaaaaccaaagcaACGCAAAGCAAAGAGGGGGCAGCACAGCAGTGCTGAGACCACTGCTGCTGGAAGTCTGCTTCTGTAGATACTAGTAGTAATACTGTCACTTGGCTTTTCTGATACAAAAAGTTGGTATtgaaagaggaaaataaaaatttatacgAGTGAGAGTTGTGAGTTGGAGTTTCGCTTCAGAGCAGAAGGGGAAGAGAAAGCCGCAGCAGCTGCAGCAGACGCAGCTCAGAGATATAGATAGATAGAAGGTAGaagtaaaaaagaaacataaaaataaatacacatATGCAACAAACCGG
Proteins encoded in this region:
- the LOC100251674 gene encoding protein LATERAL ROOT PRIMORDIUM 1: MMMMMMREKESAVVATTRRLPSDSGAFADWVASSSTGRAADDLSLGFNAGPAAAGNASSASGGGMWSSSSRQINYGLPHEMGMVGLRDVFVVAPASSFHHNNQHDPIISDPHAINGSNAATALGVGVGVGVIPLLTAAPCLAPSSMGGVDEADMLGHRSKGGGIQFWQNQQTQHANYLKKPMILDHNSSSNLLSCGVGGVGASGPTTAGGTTCQDCGNQAKKDCSHRRCRTCCKSRGFDCATHVKSTWVPAARRRERQLMVSVTPGAGSSGSTSGAKKPRLITSQTTTTSHTSTSNTTPPRSFDTSSSHQDASFKEALPGQVRAPAVFKCVRVTAVDDGEDEYAYQAVVKIGGHVFKGFLYDQGLETRDGFPNISELHLGGGSGSGGGGGARNGGTSSPILDPPDIYAASGGGLLGGSSYGNAIN